The following coding sequences are from one Gadus macrocephalus chromosome 3, ASM3116895v1 window:
- the polr3f gene encoding DNA-directed RNA polymerase III subunit RPC6 isoform X1 gives MTDAKVKKECDPADAAVIENRIKELCIQFPQGITDQVIQNDMPHLEPTQRAMVINKLLSVGQLDLLRNSSGLLYRMKDAQSASKMKGSDNQEKLVYQIIEDAGNKGIWTRDMRFKSNLPLTEVNKILKNLESKKLIKAVKSVAASKKKVYMLYNVQPDRSVTGGAWYSDQDFESEFVEVLNQQCFKFLQSKAEVARDSKQSPMIQRNSSFATSHEVWKYICELGISKVDLSMEDIETILNTLIYDGKVEMTIIAAKEGTVGSVDGQMKLFRGVNPIIQPTGLVKTPCGLCPVFDECHEGGEISPSRCIYMTEWLNF, from the exons ATGACCGACGCCAAAGTGAAGAAGGAGTGTGACCCTGCTGATGCTGCGGTGATTGAAAACAG gatCAAGGAGCTCTGTATACAGTTCCCTCAGGGGATCACGGACCAGGTGATCCAGAACGACATGCCCCACCTGGAGCCCACGCAGCGGGCCATGGTCATCAACAAGCTGCTGTCTGTG GGTCAGTTGGACTTGCTGAGGAACAGCTCTGGTCTCCTGTATCGTATGAAGGACGCTCAGTCTGCCAG TAAGATGAAAGGCTCTGACAACCAGGAGAAGCTGGTCTACCAGATCATCGAGGACGCAGGCAATAAAG GTATCTGGACAAGagacatgcgattcaagagcaACCTGCCCCTGACTGAGGTCAACAAGATTCTGAAGAACCTGGAGAGCAAGAAGCTGATCAAGGCCGTCAAGTCGGTCGCT gccTCTAAGAAGAAGGTGTACATGCTGTACAACGTGCAGCCGGACCGCTCGGTGACGGGCGGGGCCTGGTACAGCGACCAGGACTTTGAGTCGGAGTTCGTGGAAGTCCTTAACCAGCAGTGCTTCAAGTTCCTGCAGAGTAAG gcggAGGTGGCCCGGGACAGTAAGCAGAGTCCGATGATCCAGAGAAACAGCTCCTTTGCCACGTCTCACGAGGTCTGGAAATACATCTGTGAGCTGGGTATTAGTAAG GTGGATCTGTCCATGGAGGACATCGAGACGATCCTCAACACGCTGATCTACGACGGCAAGGTGGAGATGACCATCATCGCGGCCAAGGAGGGGACGGTGGGCAGTGTGGACGGTCAGATGAAGCTGTTCCGTGGGGTCAACCCCATCATCCAGCCCACTGGCCTCGTCAAAACCCCCTGCGGACTCTGCCCG GTGTTTGACGAGTGCCACGAGGGCGGAGAGATCTCGCCGTCTCGCTGCATCTACATGACCGAGTGGCTGAACTTCTAG
- the polr3f gene encoding DNA-directed RNA polymerase III subunit RPC6 isoform X2, which produces MTDAKVKKECDPADAAVIENRIKELCIQFPQGITDQVIQNDMPHLEPTQRAMVINKLLSVGQLDLLRNSSGLLYRMKDAQSASKMKGSDNQEKLVYQIIEDAGNKGIWTRDMRFKSNLPLTEVNKILKNLESKKLIKAVKSVAASKKKVYMLYNVQPDRSVTGGAWYSDQDFESEFVEVLNQQCFKFLQSKAEVARDSKQSPMIQRNSSFATSHEVWKYICELGISKVDLSMEDIETILNTLIYDGKVEMTIIAAKEGTVGSVDGQMKLFRGVNPIIQPTGLVKTPCGLCPVSTSCSPARPLPVHTPTPACTYPPV; this is translated from the exons ATGACCGACGCCAAAGTGAAGAAGGAGTGTGACCCTGCTGATGCTGCGGTGATTGAAAACAG gatCAAGGAGCTCTGTATACAGTTCCCTCAGGGGATCACGGACCAGGTGATCCAGAACGACATGCCCCACCTGGAGCCCACGCAGCGGGCCATGGTCATCAACAAGCTGCTGTCTGTG GGTCAGTTGGACTTGCTGAGGAACAGCTCTGGTCTCCTGTATCGTATGAAGGACGCTCAGTCTGCCAG TAAGATGAAAGGCTCTGACAACCAGGAGAAGCTGGTCTACCAGATCATCGAGGACGCAGGCAATAAAG GTATCTGGACAAGagacatgcgattcaagagcaACCTGCCCCTGACTGAGGTCAACAAGATTCTGAAGAACCTGGAGAGCAAGAAGCTGATCAAGGCCGTCAAGTCGGTCGCT gccTCTAAGAAGAAGGTGTACATGCTGTACAACGTGCAGCCGGACCGCTCGGTGACGGGCGGGGCCTGGTACAGCGACCAGGACTTTGAGTCGGAGTTCGTGGAAGTCCTTAACCAGCAGTGCTTCAAGTTCCTGCAGAGTAAG gcggAGGTGGCCCGGGACAGTAAGCAGAGTCCGATGATCCAGAGAAACAGCTCCTTTGCCACGTCTCACGAGGTCTGGAAATACATCTGTGAGCTGGGTATTAGTAAG GTGGATCTGTCCATGGAGGACATCGAGACGATCCTCAACACGCTGATCTACGACGGCAAGGTGGAGATGACCATCATCGCGGCCAAGGAGGGGACGGTGGGCAGTGTGGACGGTCAGATGAAGCTGTTCCGTGGGGTCAACCCCATCATCCAGCCCACTGGCCTCGTCAAAACCCCCTGCGGACTCTGCCCGGTAAGCACTTCCTGTTCCCCTGCccgcccacttcctgttc ACACCCCAACCCCTGCCTGTACATACCCGCCTGTATAG